CCGCCAACAAACGCCAATTTAACGGCTTATCTGAACCAGTTTTACACACGAGAAAAAGCGCGAGCCACGGCGTTCCCCGCTGCGCTGCCGCAGGATGCTCAGCCTTTTGATCTCCTGATTATCAATATCTGTTCGCTGTCGTGGTCGGATCTGGAAGTGGCGCAGCTAGAGAATCATCCGCTGTGGAAGAAGTTCGATATCCTGTTCAGCCAGTTTAACTCTGCCGCCGCTTACAGTGGGCCTGCGTCAATTCGCCTGCTACGGGCAAGCTGTGGTCAACAGTCTCATATTGATTTGTATCAGCCGGTGAACCAACAGTGTTACTTGTTCAGTAATTTGGTGGCGCTGGGTTTTGAAGAGCAATTGATGCTCGATCATTCCGGCGTCTTTGGTAATTACCTGCGTGAGGTGCGTGAAGAGGGAGATATTCAGATCCCGATGCTGTCGCAGGAGGGCATTAGTCACCAGATTACCTCATTCGACGGCGAGCCGATTTATAACGATCTGGAATTGTTGAATCGCTGGCTGGGCGAGCGGGAGAAAGCGACGACGACACGTAACGCGACCTTCTTTAACCTGCTTCCGCTGCACGATGGTAATCGCTTTGTGGGAAGCAAGCAGTCGGCGGACTATGCGCCACGCGCGAAGATTCTGTTTGACCAACTGGATGCGTTTTTTGACGTGTTGCAAAAGTCCGGCCGTAAAGTCATGGTGATTGTGGTGCCAGAGCACGGCGCAGCGCTGGCTGGGGATAAGATGCAAATGTCTGGTCTGCGCGATATTCCCAGTCCGAGCATCACGCATGTTCCCGTCGGCGTGAAACTGTTTGGCCTACAGGCACCGCATCAGGGCAATGCGCTGGAGATTGCGTCGCCGAGCAGCTATCTGGCAATTTCGGAGCTGGTGGCGCGCATGGTCGACGGCAAAGTGTTCACCGCGCCGTCTGTTGACTGGCAAACGCTGACGAGCGCACTGCCGCAAACGGAAGCGATCTCGGAAAATGAGAACGCTATCGTGATGCAATATCAGGGAAAACCTTACATTCGTCTGAACGGCGGAGACTGGGTGCCTTACCCGCAATAATCTCACCCCGATCACTTGATCGGGTAGGCGAGAATCCTACCCGATTCTTCAGTCTGCTCCCCGAATAGCGATACTGGCTTATGCAGGGGATATCCCCTATTCTGAGGCCGCGTTATCGCTGTTGCCAAAGGTAGCCTAGGATTAAGATGAAATCCCCCGAACATCAGCAGAAAACAGCGTTAAGGCGGCGATAAGCTGCCTTATACTATTTGCCGCGTGTAAATCGTGTTGCTGTGTGTAACGCGTGCGCATTTTTCGCGTTGTATATTGCTCACCTATTTGTTGTTTGGTGGGCCAGGTATTCAGGTCTGCATAAAAGGTTGACGGAGAAAGCGCTTGCGGCTCAGACGTTCATTAACGATTAAACAGATGACAGCCGTGTCTGCCGTGGCACTGGTGACGATCAGCCTGTTTATCGTCATACAGCTTTTTCACTTTGTGCATCAGCGCCGTGAAGATTATGCCAAGCAGTTGGAGAGCATCGCGTATTCCGTGCGTCAACCGCTGACGGATGCGGTGTTACAAGGGGAAGTGCAGCGGGCGGGCAATATTCTGGACAGCTTATTACCCGTTGCCTTTCTGAGCCGTGCAGATGTGCTGCTGCCGGATGATTTCCAGACGCTGCACGCGAATTTCCCGAAAGAGCGGCCGGTGCCAGACTGGATCGCACGGGTCTTTAAGCTGCCTATCCGCATCTCTATTCCGCTCTATTCGCCACCGCAGACGCAGTATTCGGCTCCGCTGGCGCATCTGGTGTTGCAGGCGGATTCCTACCGGATGTATCAATTTATCGTCAGCACCTTTTCAACCATGTTGGCGACGTATCTGCTGCTGGCGCTGATTATGTCGATCGCCATTACCTGGTGCATTAACCGCCTGCTGATACACCCGCTGCGTGGGATTATTGTCGAGTTACAGAATCTCCCGCCGGATGACATGCTCCACCGTCAACTTACGCTGCCGCCCTGGCATCAGGACGATGAGCTGGGCGCGCTGGTGCGCAGCTATAACCGCAATCAACAGCTGCTGGCGCAGTCGCTTTCTGTAGGAACGGAAGGCGCGGGGCTGCCGGACAAAGCGCACTTCATGCGACGCCTTGAACAGCGTCTGGCCGATGCGACACCGTTTAGTCTGCTGGTTTTCGGGCTTGATTCGTCCGCCAGCAAGCAGGGTAAGGTAGACATGCTGGCGAAGCAGCTCAGCGCGGCGATTGAAGAACAGAACGAGGCTGGGCTCATCTATCTGGCGCGTCTCGACTGTGATGAGTTCGCTATCATCGGGAAGCAGCTGCAATCCGCCGGACAGGCGCAAGATTGGGCGCAAAACGTGATGCTGGCGATTAATTCTCCCTTTTTACCGGCGGGCTCTCAGCCTGCGCGGGCTGTCAGCGTCGGAATCCTTACCATTACCGATCCTCGACCCGAGGACGCGGCACTGCTTTTATCACAGGCACGTTTTGCTATGCAGCTGGCGAGGCGTGATAAAAAATCCGGGCTTCATTCTCTCACGGTGCCTTCCTGAGTATTTGCAGGTAACGCAAATGTTACTTTTCATAGAAATGTTTCCTGAGCGGCACATTCCCCGTATGACGGGGGTTTGAGGGCTTTTCAAGGCAATATCACTGCCGAAAAAATGTGCATCTGTTACAAGTAAATTGCATTGATGTTTCTTTATAATTCCTGCTGACGTGATTCAGCTCTTGTTTTTAACCTATCGTTCACAAACTAAACTTATAAAACATTCTCAGCTTGTTATTGCAATGTTACTTTCCGGCGCAATCACAGGCGGCATTTTCGTACCCTATTCCCCTCCTGTGTTTTCCCCACCATAGGACGTATGTATGAAAACATCAATTTTTAAAAGTCTTTATTTTCAAGTTCTTGCCGCCATTACAATAGGGATACTGTTGGGGCATTTCTACCCCCAGCTTGGTGAGCAAATGAAGCCGCTGGGCGATGGGTTTGTTAAATTAATTAAAATGATTATTGCGCCGGTTATCTTCTGTACGGTAGTTACCGGTATCGCAGGCATGGAAAGTATGAAGTCGGTCGGTCGTACTGGTGCGGTCGCTCTGCTGTATTTTGAAATCGTGAGTACGATTGCGCTGATTATCGGTCTGGTCGTGGTTAACGTGGTGCAACCTGGCGTGGGCATGAACATCGACCCAAGTACGCTTGATGCGTCTGCGGTGGCGGTTTATACCCAACAGGCTTCGCAACAGGGTCTGATTCCGTTCCTGATGGATGTAATTCCGGCGAGTGTGGTCGGTGCGTTTGCCAGCGGTAATATCTTGCAGGTTCTGCTGTTTGCCGTAATGTTCGGCTTTGCTCTGCACCGCCTAGGGGCAAAAGGCAAAGTGATTTTTGACGTGATCGACAGCTTCTCCAAGGTCATTTTCGGCGTCATTAACATGATCATGAAACTGGCTCCGCTGGGTGCGTTCGGTGCAATGGCCTTCACCATCGGTAAATATGGTGTCGGTACGCTGATACAGCTGGGACAGCTGATCGCTTGCTTCTACATCACCTGTGTTCTGTTCGTGTTTCTGGTGTTGGGCAGTATTGCCAGAGCGACAGGCTTCAGTATCTTCAAATTCATTCGCTACATCCGTGAAGAACTGCTGATCGTACTGGGCACATCCTCTTCTGAATCCGTGCTGCCACGTATGCTGGAGAAGATGGAGAAGGTCGGTTGTAAAAAATCGGTCGTTGGTCTGGTTATTCCTACCGGATACTCGTTCAACCTTGATGGCACTTCCATCTATCTGACAATGGCCGCGGTATTTATCGCTCAGGCGACCAACAGCCACATGGATATCTGGCATCAGATTACCCTTCTGGTGGTACTGCTGCTGTCCTCTAAAGGTGCAGCGGGCGTGACGGGAAGTGGATTCATCGTGCTGGCGGCAACGCTGTCTGCCGTGGGCCACCTGCCTGTTGCCGGTCTGGCGTTGATTCTGGGTATTGACCGCTTTATGTCAGAAGCCCGTGCGCTGACCAACCTGATTGGTAACGGTGTGGCGACCATCGTGGTAGCAAAATACTGCCGCGAGCTGGACGAGAAGAAACTGGATGCTGAGCTGTCTGGCACCAACAAGAACGATAATGGGATTACACCGACTGCACAGTCATAATTCCGATACGGTTTTCTAAATCAGTTCCCCACGGCGTTAACGCCCCGTGGGGGAATTTTTTTGTCTGCCAACACGTCGAACCAAACCGTTTCCCTTCCTTTTCTTACCCGCCCTGAAACGTAAAAATATTGTTAAATATGACTATTTTTACCTTTTTTGCTGATTATTTCGTCT
The nucleotide sequence above comes from Pectobacterium brasiliense. Encoded proteins:
- the bcsG gene encoding cellulose biosynthesis protein BcsG is translated as MDEKKPTRQQDTQKQQNIWRYWRGLGAWNVYFLLKFALLWFGYLNFHPLLNLVFLAFLLFPIPNVTLHRWRHIIAIPLGIGLFYHDTWLPGINSIISQGSQVAGFSAAYLLELLNRFINWQMVGAAAVITVAYLFFAQWIRITVFTVAALAWLNLVNLAGPAVSLMPAVSTASAPSAASPAGGDAALPEATLPPTNANLTAYLNQFYTREKARATAFPAALPQDAQPFDLLIINICSLSWSDLEVAQLENHPLWKKFDILFSQFNSAAAYSGPASIRLLRASCGQQSHIDLYQPVNQQCYLFSNLVALGFEEQLMLDHSGVFGNYLREVREEGDIQIPMLSQEGISHQITSFDGEPIYNDLELLNRWLGEREKATTTRNATFFNLLPLHDGNRFVGSKQSADYAPRAKILFDQLDAFFDVLQKSGRKVMVIVVPEHGAALAGDKMQMSGLRDIPSPSITHVPVGVKLFGLQAPHQGNALEIASPSSYLAISELVARMVDGKVFTAPSVDWQTLTSALPQTEAISENENAIVMQYQGKPYIRLNGGDWVPYPQ
- a CDS encoding diguanylate cyclase domain-containing protein, whose translation is MTAVSAVALVTISLFIVIQLFHFVHQRREDYAKQLESIAYSVRQPLTDAVLQGEVQRAGNILDSLLPVAFLSRADVLLPDDFQTLHANFPKERPVPDWIARVFKLPIRISIPLYSPPQTQYSAPLAHLVLQADSYRMYQFIVSTFSTMLATYLLLALIMSIAITWCINRLLIHPLRGIIVELQNLPPDDMLHRQLTLPPWHQDDELGALVRSYNRNQQLLAQSLSVGTEGAGLPDKAHFMRRLEQRLADATPFSLLVFGLDSSASKQGKVDMLAKQLSAAIEEQNEAGLIYLARLDCDEFAIIGKQLQSAGQAQDWAQNVMLAINSPFLPAGSQPARAVSVGILTITDPRPEDAALLLSQARFAMQLARRDKKSGLHSLTVPS
- a CDS encoding dicarboxylate/amino acid:cation symporter, with translation MKTSIFKSLYFQVLAAITIGILLGHFYPQLGEQMKPLGDGFVKLIKMIIAPVIFCTVVTGIAGMESMKSVGRTGAVALLYFEIVSTIALIIGLVVVNVVQPGVGMNIDPSTLDASAVAVYTQQASQQGLIPFLMDVIPASVVGAFASGNILQVLLFAVMFGFALHRLGAKGKVIFDVIDSFSKVIFGVINMIMKLAPLGAFGAMAFTIGKYGVGTLIQLGQLIACFYITCVLFVFLVLGSIARATGFSIFKFIRYIREELLIVLGTSSSESVLPRMLEKMEKVGCKKSVVGLVIPTGYSFNLDGTSIYLTMAAVFIAQATNSHMDIWHQITLLVVLLLSSKGAAGVTGSGFIVLAATLSAVGHLPVAGLALILGIDRFMSEARALTNLIGNGVATIVVAKYCRELDEKKLDAELSGTNKNDNGITPTAQS